One segment of Monomorium pharaonis isolate MP-MQ-018 chromosome 6, ASM1337386v2, whole genome shotgun sequence DNA contains the following:
- the LOC105827839 gene encoding uncharacterized protein LOC105827839 yields MYRVIFLKYFIKTHQLTCQLLIDSAACFYRITMDYSSKYLIFLVLGLVLSEYEADDKYQTNLSRKRRYVVFPEGSTFSIALCLTVHTLTSDNIFTEGINWGISYDLPNESKPALEPLLELRNDKLKTSNKHNRYGSTVIANRYGVPNLKLNNHVKQHFAPGRKKYRKSEYYYLQRRHRREVYNKLEVIMNAMGFDGRSCVLRALCEASQRLMPKGNTLIEEMMRISFSLPLKRVFSFEPKEHHTYTRAHKAGHEGKDCAAMFPGCSFSLIDLALGKYNAPPSDHPGDTADHAGTFDTEDGPAVDWPRYNMR; encoded by the exons atgtatagagtgatatttcttaaatatttcataaaaacgcATCAGCTTACCTGTCAATTGCTGATTGACAGCGCGGCATGTTTTTACAGAATAACAATGGATTACAGTTCCAAGTACCTGATATTTTTAGTTCTCGGCCTGGTATTGTCCGAGTACGAAGCGGACGATAAATACCAAACGAATCTGTCGAGGAAACGACGTTACGTCGTTTTTCCGGAAGGCTCCACATTTTCC ATCGCTCTCTGTTTGACCGTGCACACTCTGACTTCGGACAACATCTTTACAGAAGGTATTAACTGGGGTATCTCCTACGACCTTCCTAACGAGAGCAAACCTGCCCTAGAGCCCTTGTTAGAACTAAGGAACGATAAACTTAAAACGAGTAACAAGCACAATCGCTACGGTTCCACTGTAATCGCTAATAGATACGGCGTTccgaatttaaaattgaataaccATGTTAAGCAGCACTTCGCACCTGGCAGAAAAAAATACCGGAAGTCAGAATACTATTACTTGCAAAGAAGACACAGGAGGGAGGTTTACAATAAACTGGAGGTCATCATGAACGC AATGGGCTTTGACGGCAGATCGTGTGTTCTACGTGCGCTTTGCGAAGCATCCCAGCGATTAATGCCGAAAGGAAACACCTTAATCGAAGAAATGATGAGAATATCATTCTC ATTACCCCTGAAGAGAGTGTTCTCCTTCGAGCCGAAGGAGCATCACACGTACACCCGGGCTCATAAAGCTGGCCACGAGGGCAAGGACTGCGCAGCCATGTTTCCCGGGTGCAGTTTCTCCCTCATCGACTTGGCCCTCGGGAAATATAACGCACCCCCGTCCGACCACCCCGGAGATACTGCGGACCACGCCGGAACTTTCGACACGGAGGACGGGCCTGCCGTGGATTGGCCGAGATACAACATGAGGTAA